In Saccharomonospora marina XMU15, one genomic interval encodes:
- a CDS encoding peptidase inhibitor family I36 protein has translation MHSHLAFLRTWLPGVLVLTTLLLSGSTAANATQSPTPSPSQAHSCQKGEFCSWPEPDYGGAVIRFDLRNTNPEECMPFPDGFEANAFANHIDRHVTVYQDRECSTEADFSTYPGPGTFVPRSPYVVRAIQIWN, from the coding sequence ATGCACAGTCATCTTGCATTCCTACGAACCTGGCTGCCCGGTGTCCTGGTGCTGACAACACTGTTGCTGTCCGGATCGACGGCCGCGAATGCGACGCAATCACCGACTCCTTCACCGTCGCAGGCACACTCCTGCCAGAAAGGAGAGTTCTGCAGCTGGCCTGAGCCGGACTACGGCGGAGCCGTCATACGCTTCGACTTGCGCAACACAAACCCCGAGGAGTGCATGCCATTTCCCGACGGTTTCGAAGCGAACGCGTTCGCCAACCACATCGATCGGCATGTGACCGTATATCAGGATCGCGAGTGCTCCACAGAGGCCGACTTCAGCACCTATCCCGGGCCCGGAACGTTCGTGCCACGAAGTCCCTACGTCGTGCGAGCGATCCAGATATGGAACTGA
- a CDS encoding LacI family DNA-binding transcriptional regulator, translated as MASTRRKQPTLDDVAQAVGVSRATVSNAYNRPDQLSAELRDEVLRAARRLGYPGPDPVARSLATKRADAIAFMLDTGLSSAFSDPALSITLDALAAVVDAEGHALLLLPGGDHGGPRAQRVLSAQADLAVAYSLADGAPALRAVRDRGLPLVVIDQPVVSGSARVEVDDTGGAMAAARHLVELGHRQVGVLSAQCLSEPRDGPLSIAEALSSRFRDNRDRLAGYLEVLASAGVPGEEVPVWETSGISREQAFHATVGLLRSRPRLTALLCMSDELALAALSAARHLGLRVPQELSVVGFDDTPPARWAEPPLTTVRQDLVRKGTVAGELALRLLAGRKPPKPLTLPTELVVRESTAAPSR; from the coding sequence GTGGCAAGCACGCGGCGGAAGCAGCCGACTCTGGACGACGTCGCGCAGGCCGTCGGTGTGTCCAGGGCCACGGTCTCCAATGCCTACAACCGGCCCGATCAGCTTTCGGCGGAGCTGCGAGACGAGGTGCTGCGGGCGGCCAGGCGGCTGGGTTACCCCGGCCCGGACCCGGTGGCGCGCAGTCTCGCGACGAAGCGAGCAGATGCCATCGCCTTCATGTTGGACACCGGCCTTTCCTCCGCGTTCTCCGATCCGGCCCTTTCGATCACGCTCGATGCACTGGCTGCCGTGGTGGACGCCGAGGGGCACGCATTGCTCCTGTTGCCGGGCGGGGATCACGGGGGGCCGCGCGCGCAGCGGGTGCTGTCGGCGCAGGCCGACCTGGCGGTGGCTTACTCGCTGGCGGACGGCGCGCCGGCACTGCGGGCCGTGCGGGATCGAGGGCTGCCGCTGGTGGTGATCGACCAGCCGGTGGTTTCCGGGTCGGCGCGGGTGGAGGTCGACGACACCGGCGGCGCCATGGCCGCCGCGCGGCATCTGGTGGAGCTGGGGCACCGGCAGGTCGGCGTCCTTTCGGCCCAGTGCCTGTCGGAGCCCAGGGACGGCCCGCTGTCGATCGCCGAGGCCTTGAGTAGCCGGTTTCGCGACAACCGCGACCGCCTGGCGGGATACCTCGAGGTCCTGGCCTCGGCAGGGGTGCCGGGTGAAGAGGTGCCCGTGTGGGAGACCTCCGGAATCTCGCGCGAGCAGGCATTCCACGCGACGGTGGGGCTGCTGCGATCGCGACCTCGGCTGACCGCGCTGCTGTGTATGTCGGACGAACTCGCACTCGCGGCGCTGTCGGCCGCGCGGCACCTCGGGTTGCGGGTCCCGCAGGAGCTGTCGGTGGTCGGCTTCGACGACACACCACCCGCGAGGTGGGCGGAACCCCCGCTGACGACGGTGCGGCAGGATCTGGTGCGCAAGGGCACGGTGGCGGGAGAACTGGCGCTGCGGTTGCTGGCCGGACGCAAGCCGCCGAAGCCACTCACCCTGCCGACGGAACTCGTTGTACGGGAATCCACCGCCGCCCCATCCCGTTAG
- a CDS encoding MFS transporter, protein MARRMSVVLIFAFNGATLGSWAPRTPALAEQIDAGPGRFGLALLAGSVGMLLAAAMSGRLVERFGSRAVIVASGLAVCGVLPLLGYAPSLAWFGIALFGLGMTSGALDVAMNMAGVVVERWEGKPIMPLFHAGFSFGALAGSGMAALAAAARWSPTWHFAAAAFAGGVLLMAVVRWLPGHARELKRVTGAATGRGRPARRPALWWLAAIALCSAIAESASSDWSALLLATEQGTGEGLAALAFAGFTLSMALARLAGSWAQARFGPARVLVSGAALAGFGLVAAAAVGIPSVSYAGFVLAGVGLAGCFPIALGLAGEAGKRADGSGGEREVAFVTAIAYTGFLAGPPMIGGIAHLTSLSMSFVAVGVIAAVIAPATVAATRGLAREQPRAADLVR, encoded by the coding sequence GTGGCGCGAAGGATGTCGGTTGTGCTGATCTTCGCGTTCAACGGAGCCACACTCGGCAGTTGGGCACCGCGCACGCCCGCGCTCGCGGAGCAGATCGATGCTGGACCGGGCAGGTTCGGCCTCGCTCTGCTGGCGGGCAGCGTCGGCATGTTGCTCGCGGCGGCGATGTCCGGCCGACTCGTCGAGCGCTTCGGCAGCAGGGCCGTCATCGTCGCCTCCGGTCTCGCCGTCTGCGGCGTTCTGCCGTTGCTGGGTTACGCACCGTCCCTGGCGTGGTTCGGCATCGCGTTGTTCGGGCTCGGCATGACGTCGGGAGCGCTCGACGTGGCCATGAACATGGCTGGTGTCGTCGTGGAGCGCTGGGAAGGCAAGCCGATCATGCCGCTGTTCCACGCCGGATTCAGCTTCGGTGCGCTCGCCGGTTCCGGCATGGCAGCGCTGGCCGCCGCCGCGCGTTGGTCGCCCACCTGGCATTTCGCCGCGGCCGCCTTCGCGGGTGGTGTGTTGCTCATGGCCGTCGTCAGGTGGCTGCCGGGCCACGCTCGCGAGTTGAAACGGGTAACGGGAGCGGCCACGGGCCGAGGTCGCCCCGCCCGCCGCCCCGCGCTGTGGTGGCTTGCCGCCATCGCACTGTGCTCGGCGATAGCCGAAAGCGCCAGTTCCGACTGGTCCGCGCTGCTGCTCGCCACCGAGCAAGGCACGGGAGAGGGCCTCGCCGCGCTCGCGTTCGCCGGCTTCACACTGTCGATGGCACTCGCGCGGCTCGCGGGGTCGTGGGCGCAGGCAAGGTTCGGTCCGGCGCGGGTGCTCGTCAGTGGTGCCGCGCTGGCCGGCTTCGGGTTGGTGGCAGCGGCCGCCGTCGGTATCCCGTCGGTGAGCTACGCCGGCTTCGTGCTCGCGGGTGTGGGTCTGGCCGGGTGCTTCCCGATCGCGCTCGGGCTCGCCGGTGAAGCGGGTAAGCGTGCGGACGGCAGCGGTGGCGAACGAGAGGTGGCCTTCGTCACCGCCATCGCATACACCGGGTTCCTCGCGGGCCCACCCATGATCGGTGGCATCGCACACCTGACTTCGTTGTCGATGTCTTTCGTGGCCGTCGGCGTCATCGCTGCCGTGATCGCCCCCGCCACGGTCGCCGCCACGCGAGGGCTCGCGCGGGAACAGCCGCGTGCGGCCGACCTGGTCCGCTGA